The Periophthalmus magnuspinnatus isolate fPerMag1 chromosome 10, fPerMag1.2.pri, whole genome shotgun sequence genome segment ACATGATAATCAAGTTCAATTTCCTGTCTTTATTAAGTCAGTTACAGCCCCTGTAAGTGACTGAAGTGTTGTCCAGGGGGAAATTAGCAACTGTTAGGCCAAGTTGTTACTAGGTTTTTAGCCAGTAAAATGTATTAAGTCTAAgcttgaaaatgaaataatagcATACTGTTCACACCATGTGTACTGTTTTTGGAAGAGCTAGTTCAGACTACTGGCACTTAACAGCACATTAAAATAACCAAGAGCTACACCATTAAACTTAAGTGATATACTATTCACcgatttttttctgttctgtccAGTTATTTCTTGCATGGAGAGATGTGGTGTTACCAAAAACCGGGCTTTGAGGCCCTGCTTCTCGCAGAGCTGCAGAAACAGCAGCAGTCCAGCCAGTTCTGTGACATTGTACTCAAAGCAGATggtaaaaagtactttgttaTGGGTTCATTGTGACTAATACAGCATTACTAGAGGCATCACTATTATGTTTTCAGGAGTGTCAGTGCCAGCTCACAGTTGTGTGCTCTCAGCTATCAGCTCTCagttctccacctctctctctcagacgCCTACCCCGACCCAAAAGAGGCTCCTGGAGTTCAGGTCTCTGGGGGCGTGCACACTCCTGCACTTGGTCCGGTTGCTGTACTCTGGGGAGATGGTTggggagggtgagagggagaagcGTGAGgctgtttctgctgctgctaGACTTGGTATTCATGGGCTTGTGGAGGTCTCTCACATTGATGGTGAACACAGAAGAGTGCAGGACGAGTGTCTGTACACAGAGGTGGCGGTGCAGACTGACTCTCAGTTATTTGGGGAAAATCAGGTGAGGCttggagggtggaggagagaggtgaaagaTGGTACAACAGTGCtctggagagagagactgcCCACTTGTGGCACTGAAATATGGACACAGACTGAGGACCTGCAAACCAGTAGTCCATCTTGTTCACAGCCACCTATCACATATGAAACCATTGACTTAAATGCACTTCAGAGTCTGGGTCACACAGAACCTCTTCAAATCCCTTATGTCCCCATGTCTGTGGTCTGTCCAATTGAAGACAGTCACAGCTATGGACAGTCTTCTGTGTCAGTTGCCACACTGTCCCCTGCTGTGGATTACTCTTCGGTTCATAATCATGGTTTGCCTATTTCAAACCAAGCCATGCCTTGTGCCGCAGAGACTCCACACTGGGGCCAGAACATGGGAAGAGCTTCGGGGATGGACGAATTGGCTGATGAGGGGTTTCAACAGTTTGAAGGAAATATACCAGGATTCATAAACTACTTCCTGAACCCTGAACATGAAAAGGGCTCTAAtaggagacgagggaggaggaggcagggagTAGGGTTGGGAGGGGCGAGACAATCTGGGATGAGAGGAGGACCACGAGGACGAAGAGGACTGACCCAAACTGTGGATGTACAGGATGTGGGCGTGAGCAAACTTTCAAAGATGTACCTTCAGAGGTGGGGCATGTATGTGAACAGAACAGGACAGGGGGGCGGAGCGGTTGGGAGAAAGCTATATGTGAAATCCCGAGAGTTTGTGAGATCTAGGCGAAGTACACTGAGgcaaaaggggcggggcctcgaGCGGGATATGGACCAGTATGCAACCATACGCGTCAAGTCTGAGGCAGCAAGAAGAGGCCAACGCGGCAGGCCAAGGAGAGGGATCAGTGCACCTGTACAGGTGACTCAACCCTTATACTActatttctttagttttcaaCAAATTTGTCCAGTTAATCACCATAATCCACTATCTATTCTTCCTAATAATACTGTATTGAAGGGACTCTAGgtaagattttaattttaaatttcatgAACATGACCTGTGAACATGGTCTGTGTCCCCATGTGCGAGGTaggcatgttcaaatcaaatatacctCCTAATGGTATCAAATGTAATGCTTATTTCTTAAAtagaaaaacattggacatgatgaccaagtggtttatgttataattcaaTATAAAGCAGACTATGCCTCACATGAATCTCTCTCATGAATCTCTTTAATTTCTTTCAtttcaatactgaaatccagttggtttaataAAAGGACTCtggatctgaatcctcactacacCTGTAATCAGTGCTAGTGAAGCCTCTGCTGCTGCAGTATAGGCTGTCCattatactgagaatgagaaaaaaaacttaTATACAGGTTAAAGCTCTgtcaacccaggttcagttgtgcttgtaaaatgtttttcgtttttttttaactagagcacaggctacatacagtccCCTTTATTGTTTTAGGAACTGGTTTCTCCTCCTCAGAGGGCTCGGAGGGGTACTAAATGGCCGACAGCTCAAGGTCCAGAGGAGCAGCCTGAGCACATCGACCTACTGCTGGAGGAGGTGATGATGGGGATGGACATTATACCGAATAATAACGCAAAGTCTCAAATAACTTCGAGCACCTGTCACCATGGTGCCCCAGCCgctatagagagagagaagagacagtgtGGCACCACTACACTGGTTGGTATGGCGTGCGGAGGCAGAGATCCGCCCAGCTCCGAGGTGCCtgtcctccagcagcagaataAAGGGGAGCTCACAGACATCCTGGACCAGTTCCTTCAGTCCTTTGAGTGTCTGGAATCGGCTGAAGCACAGAGCTCCTCAGAGTCCAGTGAGTCTCACACCAGTGTCAAGCAATACAGAAAACACAACATCCAACTCTCACTGCACACGCCTCACTGCTCAGCCACACCGACACCCATCCGATTCGACGCGTCCACAACGTCTGAGACCAGTGGCACTGACAGCCCAGTGGGACCAGCACAGATTTTTGCTCAGCAAAGCAAAAACTCAGAAAAAGCTTGCCCTGCCAGGAAACGACCAGCACGGAGAAAGAGGGACTTTCTGTTCTCTCTGGAGAAACCCAAGACCAAGAAGAGGCCTGCGGGTGGCGCCCTCAACAAAGAGGAGGTGAAGCAGCGCATTACTAGGCAGCTGCAGCTGATTCCTGTGGTCAAACTGGAGCGCAGAGACATACCGCCAGAAAGCATAAAGGTCCAAGAGCTCAGCCAGGTTTGCCAAATGAATCATCTAAAAATATTATAACACCATTAACAAACTGTATGTACcttattttccggactatacgtcacTTTggagtataataataatgaagaagaaaaaaaaaaaaagtcgcacCAGCTTCATctattggtcaaacaagtgaactgtaacatgtataatctaCCATTACATaactacatgaagcacagacagcgaactgaatacgtgtctggtaggGCGACTTGTATTCCGGAACATCTGTTAAAATGTTAGTTCAATATGTTTGTATTACAGAGTGCTGAACTGAGAGCCAAGAAGTCACCCACCCAACTGTGGGGTACCAAGACCTACCCCATCAGGAGCAGGTTTAAGGAAGCACAGATTACGGTATGACACATGATTACGGTAATATTTTAATATCAGTCATCTCTACAATATTAAAGTAAGAATATATATTCAGTGTAGTATGTATATACATGCATTAGTAAAGAGGGTTGTTTGCATTCGTTTCACAGGATGCCATTCCATTCCTTGAGGTTCCTCTTTCAAACTACAAAAGTAAAACCACAAAGCATGGACTTCTTCCTTCTCCATCTTGCCGGGGCATTTCTTTGTCGACTGTTGAAGAACAAATGGAAAGCTATGAAGACGAGAATGGATCAGACATGAGGGAGCCcgaacagagagggaggaagagggctTCAGACTCCAATGAGGACATGAGCAGCAATGTTGAAGTAAAAAGAATTTGTCATAATTCTGCGCAAAGTACCTCCCAAACGGCAGACACTGAAGTCATTGAT includes the following:
- the LOC129456578 gene encoding uncharacterized protein LOC129456578, whose translation is MWCYQKPGFEALLLAELQKQQQSSQFCDIVLKADGVSVPAHSCVLSAISSQFSTSLSQTPTPTQKRLLEFRSLGACTLLHLVRLLYSGEMVGEGEREKREAVSAAARLGIHGLVEVSHIDGEHRRVQDECLYTEVAVQTDSQLFGENQVRLGGWRREVKDGTTVLWRERLPTCGTEIWTQTEDLQTSSPSCSQPPITYETIDLNALQSLGHTEPLQIPYVPMSVVCPIEDSHSYGQSSVSVATLSPAVDYSSVHNHGLPISNQAMPCAAETPHWGQNMGRASGMDELADEGFQQFEGNIPGFINYFLNPEHEKGSNRRRGRRRQGVGLGGARQSGMRGGPRGRRGLTQTVDVQDVGVSKLSKMYLQRWGMYVNRTGQGGGAVGRKLYVKSREFVRSRRSTLRQKGRGLERDMDQYATIRVKSEAARRGQRGRPRRGISAPVQELVSPPQRARRGTKWPTAQGPEEQPEHIDLLLEEVMMGMDIIPNNNAKSQITSSTCHHGAPAAIEREKRQCGTTTLVGMACGGRDPPSSEVPVLQQQNKGELTDILDQFLQSFECLESAEAQSSSESSESHTSVKQYRKHNIQLSLHTPHCSATPTPIRFDASTTSETSGTDSPVGPAQIFAQQSKNSEKACPARKRPARRKRDFLFSLEKPKTKKRPAGGALNKEEVKQRITRQLQLIPVVKLERRDIPPESIKVQELSQSAELRAKKSPTQLWGTKTYPIRSRFKEAQITDAIPFLEVPLSNYKSKTTKHGLLPSPSCRGISLSTVEEQMESYEDENGSDMREPEQRGRKRASDSNEDMSSNVEVKRICHNSAQSTSQTADTEVIDVETISPSSTSNTVLINNTGEADVIDKENSTDTENNAIIDVEGLEGDFNETGLNREDLVHTEMICSLRADIVTAGKPEDLDNDIDVIGGSSPAPSPVFLSWTDSSEAEEDTEADTLDQQAVALPKERLVPS